Proteins co-encoded in one Spirosoma endbachense genomic window:
- a CDS encoding family 1 glycosylhydrolase, producing the protein MKQKGFLENIRKTFGDGSYEGDQFGGAGGHDGSGLPIANPSNFMFATGIECSYPTIQNGTVRRDQLRECGHYDRWQEDLGLVKEMGLNVLRYGLPYYSIHLGPGKFDWTFADLAMAEIKRLGIIPILDLMHFGVPDWVGDFQNPELPIHFAEYAEAVAKRYPWVRYYTPVNEIYVTARISGKDGVWNEQLKTDKGFVTALKHCVAASIMANQQIAKHRNDCVIVQSESAEYTHELCATPSFQTNLDNELRFLSLDLLYAHPPSATVAMYMMDNGLTREEYNWFMAGKPPGYQIMGNDYYGRNERIKLPDGSIKTSMDVLGWYEITKDYYERYRMPVMHTETNVFEADQAPIWLYKQWVSVLRMRRDGVPVLGFTWYSLIDQIDWDSQLSVVNNNVNACGLYDLNRKPRPVAEAYKSLLKEFGQITIVPYSEMLEITDQPARLKTQV; encoded by the coding sequence ATGAAACAAAAAGGGTTTTTAGAAAACATTAGAAAGACGTTTGGTGACGGCAGCTACGAAGGCGACCAATTCGGCGGAGCTGGAGGTCACGATGGAAGCGGCCTGCCAATCGCCAATCCGAGTAATTTTATGTTCGCAACGGGCATCGAATGCTCGTATCCAACGATTCAGAATGGTACGGTTCGGCGCGATCAACTCCGCGAGTGTGGTCATTATGATCGTTGGCAGGAAGATTTGGGGCTCGTAAAAGAGATGGGTCTAAACGTATTGCGCTATGGCCTTCCCTACTACAGCATTCATCTGGGTCCGGGTAAATTCGACTGGACCTTTGCTGATCTGGCAATGGCCGAAATCAAACGACTCGGTATCATCCCCATTCTTGATCTGATGCACTTTGGCGTACCGGATTGGGTTGGTGATTTTCAGAATCCCGAACTGCCCATTCATTTTGCTGAATATGCCGAAGCTGTTGCTAAGCGCTACCCGTGGGTTCGTTACTACACACCTGTCAACGAGATTTACGTCACGGCCCGAATCAGTGGCAAAGATGGCGTCTGGAACGAGCAGCTTAAGACCGACAAAGGCTTTGTCACGGCGCTCAAACACTGCGTAGCTGCCAGTATAATGGCAAATCAACAGATTGCCAAGCATCGAAATGATTGCGTTATTGTGCAGAGCGAAAGTGCCGAATATACGCATGAACTCTGCGCAACGCCTTCTTTTCAAACCAATTTAGATAACGAACTTCGATTCCTGTCGCTCGATCTTCTATACGCCCATCCACCCTCCGCTACGGTAGCGATGTATATGATGGATAACGGTCTTACCCGCGAAGAATACAACTGGTTTATGGCAGGCAAACCGCCTGGCTACCAGATTATGGGCAATGACTATTATGGTCGTAATGAGCGAATTAAACTTCCTGATGGCTCCATTAAAACGTCGATGGATGTGCTGGGATGGTACGAAATTACCAAAGATTATTACGAACGCTACCGGATGCCGGTCATGCATACGGAAACGAATGTGTTTGAAGCCGACCAGGCCCCAATCTGGCTGTATAAACAATGGGTTAGCGTGCTGCGAATGCGTCGGGACGGGGTACCGGTACTGGGGTTTACGTGGTATAGCCTGATCGATCAAATCGACTGGGATTCGCAATTGTCAGTCGTTAACAACAATGTCAACGCCTGCGGGCTATATGACCTCAACCGCAAGCCCCGACCTGTGGCCGAAGCTTACAAAAGCCTGCTGAAAGAGTTTGGTCAGATTACGATCGTTCCATACAGCGAAATGCTTGAAATAACCGATCAGCCAGCCAGACTCAAAACACAGGTTTAA
- a CDS encoding alpha/beta fold hydrolase yields MRISVNDNQLNVLEQGSGSLTLVFMHYFGGSALEWQSVLNSLSVHYRCVAVDVRGHGDSDAPNTGYSVDNMADDIADLLEVLHITDFVLVGHSMSGKVALALAARRPSGLRSLILLSPSPPVPEPIPDDERQKLLEGYGKRSSAEQTLKNIIAVSVSTTVQEQIITDNLRTSKSAWNAWLLAGSKEDISDRMNLIHVPVAIIVGTEDRALPPDVQTRLVIPFLKNATLDTIEGAGHLLPWETPDTLADFIQKKCALIWP; encoded by the coding sequence ATGCGTATTTCAGTCAATGATAACCAACTCAACGTTCTGGAACAGGGAAGCGGTTCGCTAACGCTTGTGTTCATGCACTATTTCGGCGGCTCTGCCCTCGAATGGCAGTCTGTGCTAAACAGCTTGTCTGTCCATTATCGCTGCGTAGCGGTCGATGTGCGCGGTCATGGTGATTCTGATGCACCGAATACGGGTTACTCCGTTGACAACATGGCCGACGATATTGCCGATTTGTTAGAGGTTTTACATATAACGGATTTCGTTCTGGTCGGCCATTCCATGAGCGGCAAAGTGGCGCTGGCACTGGCTGCTCGTCGGCCTTCTGGTCTCAGGTCGCTGATACTCCTATCACCGTCTCCGCCCGTACCCGAGCCAATTCCTGACGACGAGCGTCAAAAATTGCTGGAAGGATACGGCAAGCGTTCATCGGCAGAGCAGACGCTTAAGAATATTATAGCGGTATCAGTCTCAACGACAGTTCAGGAGCAGATTATTACTGACAACCTGCGGACATCAAAATCAGCCTGGAACGCCTGGCTTCTGGCGGGTAGTAAGGAGGACATTTCCGATCGTATGAATTTGATTCATGTTCCAGTCGCTATAATTGTCGGCACTGAAGATCGCGCGTTGCCGCCTGATGTTCAGACCAGATTAGTAATACCTTTTCTAAAAAATGCCACGTTAGATACCATCGAAGGAGCTGGCCACTTGCTTCCCTGGGAGACTCCGGACACATTAGCGGATTTTATCCAGAAAAAATGCGCTTTGATTTGGCCATAA
- a CDS encoding anthranilate synthase component I family protein, whose amino-acid sequence MEPITSTAYRVISRHKRMLADIITPVSIYLRIRDRFLNSILLESSDYHGNDNSFSYIAFDPVARFSYDVGKLTVKMPGEDEQTRELSEHKDMLDALQQFKDSFQHEKAPFSFITNGLFGYFGYPAVQSFEDISLHAPIPTENQIPAAVFMVYRYVLAINHFKDELYLFEHSYLSNGDTQTESTLDYISDLITGRNYPTYSFTPAGPEQSNFTDDQFRSVIQKGKDHCQRGDVFQIVLSRRFSTPFAGDEFNVYRALRSLNPSPYLFYFDYGNYKLFGSSPESQIVVKDRKATIYPIAGTFRRTGDDLHDAELAQKLYDDPKESAEHVMLVDLARNDLSRNCDVVKVETFKEVQYYSHVIHLVSKVVGNLTETADPLQIVAETFPAGTLSGAPKHMAMQLIDRYENLSRSFYSGSIGYMGFDGEFNHCIMIRTFMSKDNTLYYQAGAGVVAKSVVESELQEVHNKLAALRMAIEQAKTL is encoded by the coding sequence ATGGAGCCCATTACCTCAACCGCCTACCGGGTCATTAGCCGCCACAAGCGGATGCTGGCCGACATTATCACGCCGGTTAGCATTTACCTACGCATTCGCGACCGCTTTCTGAATAGCATTCTGCTCGAAAGCTCCGACTATCACGGCAATGACAACAGTTTTTCCTATATCGCCTTTGATCCGGTTGCCCGATTTTCCTATGACGTCGGAAAGCTGACCGTCAAAATGCCGGGTGAAGACGAACAGACCCGTGAACTATCGGAACATAAAGACATGCTGGATGCGCTTCAGCAATTCAAGGATAGTTTTCAGCACGAGAAGGCTCCGTTTTCGTTCATTACCAATGGGCTGTTCGGCTACTTTGGCTATCCAGCAGTACAAAGCTTTGAGGACATTAGCCTTCATGCACCCATTCCAACAGAAAACCAGATTCCGGCAGCGGTTTTTATGGTTTACCGGTACGTGCTGGCTATCAATCACTTCAAAGACGAGCTGTATCTGTTTGAGCACAGCTATCTCAGTAACGGTGATACGCAAACGGAGAGCACGCTCGATTACATCAGCGATTTGATCACGGGACGCAATTACCCAACCTATTCCTTTACGCCGGCTGGCCCCGAACAATCGAATTTTACCGACGATCAGTTTCGGTCGGTTATTCAGAAAGGGAAAGACCATTGCCAGCGGGGCGATGTGTTCCAGATCGTTTTATCACGCCGTTTTTCGACACCCTTTGCGGGCGATGAGTTCAACGTCTACCGGGCCCTGCGATCACTGAACCCCTCCCCTTACCTCTTTTATTTCGATTACGGCAATTACAAACTCTTCGGCTCATCACCCGAATCACAAATCGTCGTCAAAGACCGTAAGGCGACCATTTACCCCATCGCCGGTACTTTCCGGCGCACCGGCGACGATCTTCACGACGCCGAACTGGCTCAGAAACTCTATGACGATCCCAAAGAATCGGCTGAGCATGTGATGCTGGTTGACCTTGCCCGCAATGATCTCAGTCGCAACTGTGATGTCGTAAAAGTTGAAACGTTTAAAGAGGTTCAGTACTATTCGCACGTCATTCACCTTGTCTCGAAAGTGGTTGGTAACCTAACCGAAACCGCCGATCCGCTCCAAATCGTGGCCGAAACGTTTCCGGCCGGAACACTTTCGGGAGCCCCCAAACATATGGCGATGCAACTGATTGACCGTTACGAAAACCTAAGCCGGAGTTTTTATTCGGGAAGTATTGGCTATATGGGTTTCGACGGTGAATTCAACCACTGTATCATGATCCGGACCTTTATGAGTAAAGACAATACGCTTTATTATCAGGCCGGTGCCGGAGTGGTTGCCAAGTCGGTCGTTGAAAGTGAACTACAGGAGGTACATAATAAACTGGCCGCGCTTCGGATGGCCATTGAACAGGCAAAAACACTTTAA
- a CDS encoding anthranilate synthase component II: MKLLVLDNYDSFTYNLVYILRELGEKPDVIRNNKITLEEVGQYDKILLSPGPGIPSEAGIMQDLVTEYGPTKSILGICLGHQGIGEAYGARLENLGDVLHGVAHRATVTDSSERLFTDIPDVLTVGRYHSWTVVPDSMPADLRITALDEYGRVMGLTHIRHDVRGLQFHPESVLTENGVKMIENWLTA, from the coding sequence ATGAAACTTCTAGTCTTAGATAATTACGATTCCTTCACCTACAATCTCGTGTATATTCTGCGGGAATTAGGCGAAAAGCCGGATGTGATTCGGAACAACAAGATCACCCTTGAGGAAGTCGGCCAGTATGACAAGATTCTGCTTTCACCAGGGCCGGGCATTCCATCTGAAGCGGGCATTATGCAGGATCTTGTAACCGAATATGGGCCAACCAAGAGCATTCTCGGCATATGCCTGGGCCATCAGGGTATTGGTGAGGCCTATGGTGCCCGGCTCGAAAACCTCGGCGATGTACTACATGGCGTCGCCCACCGCGCTACCGTAACCGATTCATCAGAGCGTCTCTTTACCGACATTCCCGATGTATTAACCGTAGGTCGTTACCATTCCTGGACCGTTGTTCCAGATTCAATGCCTGCCGATCTTCGGATCACAGCCCTAGATGAGTATGGTCGTGTAATGGGCCTGACACACATTCGTCACGACGTGAGAGGGCTTCAATTTCATCCAGAATCCGTTCTGACCGAGAACGGGGTGAAGATGATCGAGAACTGGCTGACTGCATGA
- a CDS encoding class I SAM-dependent methyltransferase, which translates to MKLNEIVPWGRTLDEYQRMFNLTASDLTKRILGVGDGPASFNAESAAAGHSVVSIDPIYTFSAEELEKRISDTYGTVIEQMHKNADHYNWSAFQDVDQLGRERMKAMNLFLSDYEHGKQQGRYLSNQLPKLPFTDQSFDLVLCSHLLFLYSEQLSEAFHLESISELSRIASEIRIFPLISLTGEPSPYLDRVSAACLANGIQVDIIPVDYHFQKGAYQMMRLTKRAD; encoded by the coding sequence ATGAAACTGAACGAAATCGTTCCCTGGGGCCGAACACTGGATGAGTACCAGCGAATGTTTAACCTGACTGCCAGCGATTTGACAAAACGCATACTGGGAGTTGGTGATGGACCGGCCAGTTTCAATGCCGAAAGCGCAGCGGCTGGCCATTCGGTGGTTTCGATTGACCCGATCTACACTTTTTCAGCAGAGGAGCTTGAAAAACGGATTAGCGATACGTACGGGACAGTAATTGAACAAATGCATAAAAATGCGGATCACTATAACTGGTCAGCTTTTCAAGATGTCGATCAACTGGGTCGTGAACGAATGAAGGCAATGAATCTATTTCTGAGCGATTACGAGCATGGAAAGCAACAGGGTCGCTACCTGTCGAATCAGTTGCCTAAACTGCCTTTTACGGATCAGTCGTTTGACTTGGTGTTGTGTTCGCATCTGCTTTTCCTGTATTCAGAACAGCTATCGGAAGCGTTTCATCTGGAGTCAATATCCGAACTGAGTCGAATCGCCAGTGAAATCCGCATTTTTCCACTGATTTCGCTAACTGGAGAGCCATCGCCTTACCTGGATCGAGTTTCGGCCGCCTGTCTGGCCAACGGCATTCAGGTCGATATTATACCTGTTGATTATCATTTTCAAAAAGGAGCGTACCAAATGATGCGCCTAACCAAACGAGCGGATTAA
- the trpD gene encoding anthranilate phosphoribosyltransferase: MKAILNHLFEYKFLTKDQAREVLLGIGRGEYNPAQIASFLTVYMMRSLRLEELEGFRDAMLELCLPVDLAAYDPMDLCGTGGDGKDTFNISTLSSFVVAGAGQCVAKHGNHGVSSLVGSSTVMERLGYQFTNDVGELQRKMETAGICFLHAPLFHPAMKNVAPIRRDLGVKTFFNVLGPMINPARPQKQLVGVFNLELARLYAYLYQQTDKRFMILHALDGYDEISLTGAFKVISNQTEQVLMPEHLGMSTLSPELLAGGQTLDESAQIFMNVLNDEATIAQKQAVLANSAMALLAAEQVTTREDAVAMARESLESKRALACFKKLIN, translated from the coding sequence ATGAAAGCCATTCTAAACCACCTGTTTGAGTACAAATTCCTTACCAAAGACCAGGCCCGCGAAGTGCTGCTGGGTATTGGTCGGGGTGAATATAATCCGGCGCAAATCGCGTCGTTTCTGACTGTTTATATGATGCGAAGCCTTCGTCTGGAAGAACTGGAAGGCTTTCGGGACGCCATGCTTGAACTATGCCTTCCGGTCGATCTTGCGGCTTATGATCCCATGGATCTTTGCGGTACGGGAGGAGATGGCAAGGACACATTCAACATATCGACCTTATCATCTTTTGTGGTTGCGGGCGCAGGTCAATGTGTGGCGAAGCATGGCAATCATGGCGTGTCATCGCTCGTTGGCTCATCAACCGTTATGGAACGGCTCGGTTACCAGTTTACCAACGATGTGGGTGAGTTGCAGCGCAAGATGGAAACAGCCGGTATTTGTTTTCTCCACGCGCCCCTGTTTCACCCGGCTATGAAAAACGTGGCTCCTATTCGACGGGATCTGGGAGTAAAGACATTTTTCAATGTGCTGGGTCCAATGATTAATCCTGCAAGGCCTCAAAAACAGCTCGTTGGCGTGTTTAACCTTGAATTGGCGCGATTATATGCGTACCTTTATCAGCAAACCGATAAGCGCTTTATGATACTCCATGCGCTCGACGGTTACGATGAGATCTCGCTGACGGGTGCGTTTAAGGTCATCAGCAATCAGACAGAGCAGGTTCTTATGCCTGAGCACTTGGGAATGAGCACATTATCGCCTGAATTGCTGGCAGGTGGGCAAACACTCGATGAGTCGGCACAGATATTCATGAATGTGCTTAACGATGAAGCGACAATAGCTCAGAAACAGGCTGTTCTGGCCAATTCGGCGATGGCGTTGCTGGCGGCTGAGCAGGTTACTACGCGGGAAGACGCTGTAGCTATGGCTCGCGAATCGCTGGAAAGCAAACGGGCGTTGGCATGTTTTAAGAAATTGATAAACTAA
- the trpC gene encoding indole-3-glycerol phosphate synthase TrpC: MTILDEIIAQKRIEVEQRKATTPASVLEQMPDFKRQPLSAREAIQGLHSTGIIAEFKRKSPSKGIINAQADVATTTQGYVQAGAAVLSVLTDEPFFGGTPADLQAARLANPLTPILRKDFVIDPYQLLEAKAWGADLVLLIAACLTPAEVLELSQQAQDLGLQVLLEVHDEDELDQTLCVSVDLVGVNNRNLKTFTTSIDTSLRLVERIPDTFGKITESGLHDAETMYTLFRAGFDGFLIGEAFMKTADPAAALRSIVTDFTSRMPTFANSFTS; this comes from the coding sequence ATGACGATTCTTGACGAAATAATTGCCCAAAAGCGAATCGAAGTAGAGCAGCGCAAAGCTACCACTCCAGCCTCTGTGCTGGAACAGATGCCCGACTTCAAACGGCAGCCCCTATCGGCGCGTGAAGCGATTCAGGGTTTGCATTCAACGGGTATCATCGCCGAATTTAAGCGTAAATCACCTTCCAAAGGAATTATTAACGCTCAGGCCGACGTAGCCACCACGACTCAGGGTTACGTACAGGCTGGTGCTGCCGTGTTGTCGGTGTTGACCGACGAGCCCTTTTTTGGCGGCACTCCTGCCGATCTGCAAGCCGCCCGACTGGCCAACCCATTGACGCCGATTCTTCGGAAAGACTTTGTTATTGACCCGTATCAACTTCTCGAAGCCAAAGCCTGGGGAGCCGATCTGGTGCTGTTGATTGCTGCCTGTCTGACACCTGCCGAAGTATTGGAGCTTAGCCAGCAGGCACAGGATCTCGGGTTACAGGTATTACTCGAAGTTCACGATGAAGACGAACTCGACCAGACGCTGTGTGTCAGTGTCGATTTGGTTGGGGTCAATAATCGTAATCTCAAGACGTTCACTACGTCCATCGATACGTCATTACGACTGGTTGAGCGGATTCCTGACACGTTTGGAAAGATAACGGAAAGCGGTCTGCACGACGCAGAAACCATGTATACATTATTTCGTGCAGGTTTCGATGGGTTTCTGATTGGCGAAGCATTTATGAAAACCGCCGACCCAGCCGCTGCTTTACGATCGATAGTAACCGATTTTACTTCACGCATGCCCACCTTTGCAAACTCGTTTACGTCATGA
- a CDS encoding phosphoribosylanthranilate isomerase: protein MKIKVCGLRDAENLKEIAALGPDFVGFIFYDQSPRFVGDDLNEEVVKALPRSIRKVGVFVNASPDYILRSVKKYDFQYVQLHGNENPEYCRSLRNRGLSLIKAFRVDESFNFSMLNNYKAHCDFFLFDAKGDQPGGNGVTFDWSILKRYDNEKPFFISGGIGLDNLDQLAALKGLKLYGVDVNSQVEISPGIKDVAKVKELIARLRPIEEEETV, encoded by the coding sequence ATGAAAATAAAAGTGTGCGGTCTGAGAGACGCTGAGAACCTGAAAGAGATTGCCGCCCTTGGCCCCGATTTTGTCGGATTTATTTTCTACGATCAGTCGCCCCGCTTCGTAGGTGATGATCTAAACGAAGAAGTGGTCAAAGCCTTACCCCGATCGATTCGGAAAGTGGGCGTGTTTGTAAACGCTAGTCCCGATTATATTCTTCGTAGCGTTAAGAAGTACGATTTTCAGTACGTTCAACTCCACGGCAACGAAAATCCGGAATATTGCCGGAGCCTGCGGAATCGGGGGCTGAGTCTCATTAAAGCGTTTCGGGTCGATGAGTCGTTCAACTTTTCGATGCTGAACAATTATAAAGCTCACTGCGACTTTTTTCTGTTCGATGCCAAAGGAGATCAGCCGGGCGGTAACGGCGTCACGTTCGACTGGAGCATCCTGAAACGTTACGATAACGAAAAACCCTTTTTCATCAGTGGCGGCATTGGTTTGGATAACCTTGATCAGTTGGCGGCTCTGAAAGGGTTGAAGCTCTACGGTGTAGACGTTAATAGCCAGGTCGAAATCTCACCAGGAATAAAAGACGTCGCTAAAGTGAAAGAACTCATCGCCCGCCTTCGTCCAATCGAGGAAGAAGAAACAGTCTAA
- a CDS encoding PIN domain-containing protein has translation MIYDTNLLINHIRTRNLPPIQTIIPIVVIGELEAFSLKADWGAQKIDFMRYMIDRYPISDIELDIIPVYAQIDAFSQGKLQTLHSNLPPATWAKTISGLLLPRSIWIWNYTQPIMTSITSQLWDCV, from the coding sequence ATGATTTATGATACAAATCTTCTGATCAATCATATCCGAACAAGGAATTTACCTCCCATACAAACCATAATTCCTATTGTGGTTATCGGTGAGTTAGAGGCTTTTTCATTAAAAGCAGATTGGGGCGCTCAGAAAATAGATTTTATGCGGTATATGATTGACCGCTATCCGATTTCAGATATAGAACTGGATATTATTCCTGTCTATGCCCAGATAGATGCTTTTAGCCAGGGAAAGCTACAGACACTCCACTCAAATCTTCCGCCCGCAACATGGGCAAAAACGATATCTGGATTGCTGCTACCGCGCTCTATCTGGATTTGGAACTACACACAACCGATAATGACTTCAATCACCTCCCAGCTCTGGGATTGCGTTTAG
- the trpB gene encoding tryptophan synthase subunit beta: MQTTLEPTTSFEVTEKGFYGHFGGAFIPEMLYPNVEELRQNYLQIIADPAFQAEFWQLLEDYVGRPTPLFLAKRLSEKIGATIYLKREDLCHTGAHKVNNTIGQMLVAQRLGKKRIVAETGAGQHGVATATVCALMGLECIVYMGSIDMERQKPNVDRMRMLGATVIPATSGSQTLKDATNEAMRHWINNPVDTHYIIGSVVGPHPYPDMVARFQSVISQEIKKQLLVKTGSENPDYVVACVGGGSNAAGAFFHYLNEPSVRLVAAEAAGQGVTSGHSAATTALGKPGVLHGSRTILMQTEDGQVIEPYSISAGLDYPGIGPLHAHLFDSGRGDFYAITDDEALQAGFELSKLEGIIPALESAHALAALSKMGLKQTDVVVVCLSGRGDKDLSTYSKYL, from the coding sequence ATGCAAACCACTCTTGAACCAACAACCTCTTTTGAGGTTACCGAGAAAGGCTTTTACGGCCACTTCGGCGGAGCATTTATTCCTGAAATGCTCTACCCAAATGTCGAAGAACTACGGCAGAATTACCTTCAGATTATAGCAGATCCTGCATTTCAGGCTGAGTTCTGGCAATTGCTGGAAGATTATGTCGGCCGGCCAACCCCTCTGTTTCTGGCCAAGCGGCTTTCCGAGAAAATTGGCGCAACGATTTACCTCAAGCGGGAGGATTTGTGCCATACGGGAGCGCATAAAGTCAATAATACGATCGGCCAGATGCTGGTGGCACAACGGCTCGGTAAGAAACGAATCGTGGCCGAAACGGGCGCCGGGCAACATGGTGTCGCTACGGCCACCGTCTGTGCCCTGATGGGTCTGGAATGCATTGTTTACATGGGCAGCATTGATATGGAACGGCAGAAGCCCAATGTTGACCGGATGCGGATGCTAGGCGCTACCGTCATACCAGCCACATCGGGTAGCCAGACCTTGAAAGATGCGACCAACGAAGCCATGCGTCACTGGATCAACAACCCGGTCGATACGCATTACATCATTGGCTCGGTTGTTGGTCCGCACCCTTATCCTGACATGGTCGCGCGATTCCAGTCGGTGATATCACAGGAAATCAAGAAACAACTGCTTGTCAAGACGGGTAGCGAAAATCCAGATTATGTCGTCGCCTGCGTTGGTGGAGGCAGTAATGCTGCCGGTGCATTTTTCCACTATCTGAATGAACCGTCGGTGCGCCTGGTTGCAGCAGAAGCGGCAGGGCAGGGTGTTACATCGGGGCATTCGGCCGCAACGACAGCTCTCGGCAAACCGGGGGTATTGCACGGAAGTCGCACAATATTGATGCAAACCGAAGATGGTCAGGTGATTGAACCCTATTCCATTTCGGCCGGATTGGATTATCCCGGAATTGGCCCTCTTCATGCTCATCTGTTTGATTCTGGCCGGGGTGATTTTTACGCGATCACGGACGACGAAGCCCTACAGGCTGGGTTTGAACTGAGTAAGCTCGAGGGGATTATTCCCGCACTGGAATCAGCCCATGCGCTGGCGGCCCTGTCTAAAATGGGACTAAAACAGACAGATGTCGTGGTTGTTTGCCTGTCGGGCCGGGGTGATAAAGATTTAAGTACGTATTCAAAGTATTTATAG